A region from the Myxococcales bacterium genome encodes:
- a CDS encoding sulfotransferase, producing the protein MQESLVFVVSPPRSGSTLLQRMLASHTEVFTHPEPHLITPLAYLGYYDTVDKAPYDHINSAEAMRLFVNGLPHKEADYLDALRAYADTLYGRMLQPSGRRFFLDKTPAYALVLPFLAKLYPSAHYVVLTRHPLAIMSSYANSFFNGDWSQAHDYNPILLRYVPQMARFLREKPTPLIHVTYEALVAQPEHHLKRIFEFLGLAHQPDAVDYGKHAHENVGPGDPITVSQYQRPVTTSVETWTGELAADPAKLALARQIVQSLDPSDLATWGVSKDTIFEPVEQYSGRAMAKRKPSLFNSHTLQRRILLALRKDIHRRPLGKAVRKVRYYCNVLLRE; encoded by the coding sequence ATGCAAGAATCGCTGGTGTTTGTAGTCTCTCCTCCGCGCAGCGGATCCACACTTCTTCAACGTATGCTGGCTTCCCACACGGAGGTATTTACCCACCCGGAACCACATCTGATTACGCCGCTCGCGTACCTGGGGTATTACGACACGGTCGATAAGGCGCCTTATGATCATATCAACTCCGCAGAAGCCATGCGGCTATTTGTGAATGGCCTGCCGCATAAAGAGGCCGACTACTTGGATGCCCTGCGTGCCTATGCTGATACGTTGTATGGTCGCATGCTTCAGCCCAGCGGGCGCAGATTTTTTTTAGACAAAACCCCCGCCTATGCCCTGGTGCTGCCCTTTTTGGCCAAGCTCTATCCGTCGGCGCACTATGTAGTGCTCACTCGCCATCCGTTGGCCATCATGAGTTCCTATGCCAATAGTTTCTTTAATGGAGATTGGTCTCAGGCCCACGACTATAATCCTATACTTCTTCGCTACGTGCCTCAAATGGCGCGCTTTTTGCGCGAAAAGCCGACACCTCTCATACACGTTACGTACGAAGCGCTGGTCGCACAACCGGAGCATCATCTCAAGCGCATTTTCGAGTTTCTGGGCCTTGCGCATCAACCTGATGCCGTGGACTACGGAAAGCACGCGCACGAAAACGTGGGACCCGGTGATCCGATTACCGTGAGCCAATATCAACGGCCCGTGACCACGTCAGTGGAGACATGGACGGGAGAGTTGGCCGCTGACCCAGCAAAGCTTGCTCTTGCCCGACAGATCGTTCAGTCACTTGATCCGTCGGATCTCGCCACCTGGGGCGTTTCAAAGGACACTATCTTTGAACCAGTCGAACAATATTCAGGCCGAGCAATGGCAAAACGAAAGCCCTCGCTTTTCAACAGTCATACCCTGCAGCGGCGCATCCTTCTCGCACTTCGCAAAGACATTCATAGGCGACCGTTGGGTAAAGCCGTAAGGAAAGTGCGTTACTATTGCAACGTGCTGCTTCGTGAATAA
- the acnA gene encoding aconitate hydratase AcnA, with amino-acid sequence MKNSFGARSFLEIGKRSVELYRLDALHKAGIGHVERLPFSIRVLLENVLRSEDEKTVTREDIAQLAAWDAKAVPRHEIAYRPARVLLQDFTGVPAVVDLAAMRDAFVRLGGKADRITPIQPADLVIDHSVQVDRWGTLRAFAENVALEVERNRERYKFLKWGQQAFSSLRVVPPGTGIVHQVNLEYLGQVVIAGSEGAKPFVYPDTLVGTDSHTTMINGLGILGWGVGGIEAEAAMLGQPISMLVPQVVGFRLSGRPREGVTATDVVLTITQMLRAHKVVGKFVEFFGPGLDHMSIPDRATIANMAPEYGATVGFFPVDQETVEYLRFTGRDEEHAQLVEHYCKTQALWRASDTKDPDFSETLALDLGKVEASIAGPRRPQDRIALRQAKTAWQSALKTFDRAETAPHRRVTVGSSTFDLKDGSVVIAAITSCTNTSNPAVLMAAGLLAQRAVKCGLKSQPWVKTSLAPGSQVVTDYLAAAGLMKPLEALGFYLVGYGCTTCIGNSGPVADPIAETAKDLVLCSVLSGNRNFEGRINPQVRANYLASPPLVVAYALAGTMDVDFDKEPLGQDTHGQPVFLRDIWPTNAEITAAIRDTVRSDMFRTRYAHVLDGDAEWQNIKAPPGELFAWDTHSTYIRRAPYFDHIHDKERSAPLQDISGARVLVLLGDSVTTDHISPAGSIAEASPAGAYLMSKGVNVRDFNSYGSRRGNHEVMVRGTFANIRLRNEIVPGVEGGMTRHFPGRAETSIYDAAMQYAKDGVPLIVIAGKEYGTGSSRDWAAKGVLLLGVKAVIAESYERIHRSNLIGMGVLPLQFEEGVSRVTLGLTGEEIVSIQGIAQGLKENQVLTVRADTKEFSAIVRIDTPQELEYYRHGGILPYVLRQLLQDASG; translated from the coding sequence ATCAAGAACAGTTTCGGGGCCCGCTCGTTTCTCGAGATCGGAAAACGATCCGTGGAGCTCTACCGTTTGGATGCATTACACAAAGCAGGCATCGGCCATGTAGAGCGTCTTCCTTTTTCTATCCGTGTACTGTTGGAGAATGTGCTGCGCAGCGAGGACGAAAAAACCGTGACTCGCGAGGACATTGCTCAACTTGCTGCCTGGGACGCCAAAGCCGTTCCGCGCCACGAGATTGCGTACCGGCCCGCGCGGGTTTTGCTTCAGGATTTTACCGGCGTGCCGGCAGTGGTGGATTTGGCTGCCATGCGCGATGCCTTCGTGCGATTAGGTGGCAAGGCGGATAGGATTACGCCGATTCAACCTGCGGATTTGGTGATAGATCACAGTGTGCAAGTCGATCGCTGGGGCACTTTGCGTGCCTTTGCAGAGAACGTGGCGCTCGAAGTTGAACGCAATCGGGAACGTTACAAATTTCTTAAGTGGGGCCAGCAGGCGTTTAGCAGCCTCCGAGTGGTGCCGCCAGGCACTGGGATCGTGCATCAGGTCAATCTGGAGTACCTCGGGCAGGTGGTGATAGCGGGCTCAGAAGGCGCGAAGCCCTTCGTTTATCCGGATACGTTGGTTGGCACGGATTCACACACCACGATGATCAATGGCCTTGGAATACTGGGCTGGGGCGTCGGTGGCATCGAGGCGGAGGCTGCCATGTTGGGGCAGCCTATTTCCATGCTCGTGCCCCAGGTGGTGGGCTTTCGGTTGAGTGGTCGGCCACGCGAAGGAGTGACGGCGACCGACGTAGTCTTGACGATCACGCAGATGCTGCGTGCGCACAAGGTGGTAGGAAAGTTCGTGGAGTTTTTTGGCCCAGGGTTGGATCATATGTCGATTCCCGATCGGGCGACCATTGCGAATATGGCACCCGAGTACGGGGCAACCGTGGGCTTTTTCCCCGTCGACCAGGAAACCGTAGAGTACCTACGCTTTACCGGGCGGGACGAAGAGCATGCGCAACTCGTCGAGCACTATTGCAAGACCCAGGCGTTATGGCGCGCCTCCGACACAAAGGATCCCGACTTTTCAGAGACACTGGCGCTCGACCTCGGAAAAGTGGAGGCCAGCATCGCAGGTCCGCGGCGACCGCAAGATAGAATCGCGTTGCGTCAGGCAAAAACGGCCTGGCAGTCTGCGCTAAAGACATTTGATCGTGCAGAGACGGCGCCGCACCGGCGGGTCACCGTCGGATCCTCTACATTTGATTTGAAGGACGGAAGCGTCGTGATTGCCGCCATTACCAGCTGCACCAACACGTCCAATCCCGCCGTCTTGATGGCTGCGGGACTCCTAGCGCAGCGTGCCGTGAAATGTGGTCTAAAGAGTCAGCCGTGGGTCAAGACGAGCCTGGCGCCGGGCTCCCAAGTCGTCACCGATTATCTGGCGGCAGCGGGATTAATGAAGCCGCTCGAAGCGCTTGGTTTCTACCTGGTGGGGTACGGATGTACGACATGCATCGGCAACTCCGGACCTGTGGCGGATCCCATCGCGGAGACGGCGAAGGACCTGGTCTTGTGCTCCGTTCTTTCGGGCAATCGCAATTTCGAGGGCAGAATCAATCCGCAAGTCCGCGCGAATTATTTGGCATCGCCCCCACTGGTGGTGGCCTATGCGCTCGCAGGCACGATGGACGTGGATTTTGACAAAGAGCCGTTGGGCCAAGATACACACGGGCAACCGGTATTTTTGAGAGACATTTGGCCGACCAATGCAGAAATCACGGCCGCGATCAGAGACACTGTGCGAAGCGACATGTTCAGAACCCGTTACGCACATGTGCTCGACGGCGACGCGGAGTGGCAGAATATCAAAGCGCCGCCCGGAGAGCTGTTTGCTTGGGACACTCACTCTACCTATATTCGTCGCGCACCTTATTTTGATCATATTCACGATAAAGAGCGCTCGGCGCCGCTGCAAGATATCTCAGGTGCTCGGGTGCTCGTCCTGCTGGGTGATTCAGTGACGACCGACCACATTTCTCCTGCCGGCTCTATCGCCGAAGCAAGCCCTGCCGGGGCATACCTGATGTCAAAGGGTGTCAATGTGCGGGACTTTAACTCTTACGGTTCAAGACGCGGCAATCACGAGGTCATGGTGCGGGGCACCTTTGCCAACATACGCCTTCGAAACGAGATTGTGCCCGGCGTGGAAGGGGGGATGACGCGTCACTTTCCGGGCCGAGCCGAGACGAGCATTTACGACGCTGCTATGCAATATGCTAAAGACGGCGTGCCACTAATTGTGATTGCAGGTAAAGAATATGGCACGGGTTCATCCCGAGATTGGGCGGCAAAAGGTGTGCTTTTGCTGGGAGTCAAGGCTGTGATTGCAGAGAGCTATGAGCGCATACACCGCTCGAACCTCATTGGGATGGGTGTCTTGCCTTTGCAGTTTGAAGAGGGCGTAAGTCGAGTGACCTTGGGTTTGACAGGGGAAGAAATCGTGAGCATTCAGGGCATTGCTCAAGGGCTGAAGGAGAACCAGGTTCTGACTGTGCGCGCGGACACCAAAGAGTTCAGCGCTATCGTGCGGATCGACACGCCACAGGAGCTTGAGTACTATCGGCACGGCGGCATCCTGCCGTATGTGCTTCGTCAATTGCTTCAGGATGCTTCTGGCTGA